A region of the Cloacibacillus sp. genome:
TTGCGTTGATAGTGCAGCGCAAGCGGGAGCGCGCGCCCGCGGTACCATTGATATTATCGCATAAGTGCCATACATTGTACAACGATTTGCGAAGATACGCGGCGGGCTTGAGTCTGCTTTGCGCCTTTGCGCGCCGCTTTCGCAAGAGGCTTTCTCCGCCCGTCATTTGCCCGTCATTCTGTGAAATCCTTCACCATCGTCCGTTCTTTCAGTGTATAATAGTTATGAAATGGTGACGTATCGGTGTTGAAAAATGCAATGACTCTTAAAGGCTTTGGAGGACTACAGATGACTGAGGTTATAGTTTGTGTCGGAAGCTCCTGCCATCTCAAGGGGGCGAAAACGGTGGTCGAAGGGCTTACACGGCTGGTTGCGGAGCGCGGGCTCTCGGAATCGGTGAAGCTTTCCGGCTCTTTCTGCATGGGGCGCTGCGAGGTTCCCGGCGTCTCTGTTAAGGTGAACGGCGAAACTCATTTCGTCATGCCCGACGAAGTGGAAAGTTTCTTTGACAACGTCATAGCGGGTGGTTTGAAATGAAATATATAAATGTGGCGGAGGCGAACTGCAAGAACTGCTACAAGTGCCTTAAGGTATGCCCCGTGAAATCAATAAAGTACAGCGACAACCACGTAGAGGTGTTGGAAAACGAGTGCATCCTCTGCGGGCGCTGCATACGCAACTGTCCGCAGCACGCAAAGTCCCTCATCCATGACATTTCGGCGATAAAAGAGGCGGTGAGCGAGAGCCGGCGCGTGAAGGTGGCGGCGCTTGCGCCCTCCTATGTCGCGTCGTTTGGCGCGGCCAACCGTCTGCGGCTTGCGGGCGCGCTGAAGGAGCTGGGCTTTGACGCGGTGGAGGAGACCTCTGTCGGCGCGCACGCCGTGACGCTTGAATATGCTCGGATACTTGAAGGCTGCGGGCCGGACAATATGATAAGCACCTGCTGCCCGACGACGGTCTTTTTGGTGCAGAAATATTTTCCAGAGCTGACGGGCCAGCTTGCGCCGGTCATTTCTCCGATGGAGGCGCACGGCGCGCTTTTAAAAAAGAAATACGGAGAAGAGGCGCTCGTCGTCTTTTTCGCGCCCTGTATCTCTAAGATAGAGGAGGCGCGCACGGCAGAGAGGCCCTATATCGACGGCGTAGTCACCTTCAAGCAGCTTGCGATATGGCTCTCCAT
Encoded here:
- a CDS encoding (2Fe-2S) ferredoxin domain-containing protein; translated protein: MTEVIVCVGSSCHLKGAKTVVEGLTRLVAERGLSESVKLSGSFCMGRCEVPGVSVKVNGETHFVMPDEVESFFDNVIAGGLK